The following coding sequences lie in one Apium graveolens cultivar Ventura chromosome 3, ASM990537v1, whole genome shotgun sequence genomic window:
- the LOC141714873 gene encoding uncharacterized protein LOC141714873, producing MRAEETGGAHKDRRERRANDEEDEFDSDSHPRRKRAKQPYSSDSDEELDGSRLRLNRLEKALFGDRRPDREPVVTQEIELYRPPPGEERQFPKMSEFNGKGDPEDHCEMYELLMVGMGHNDIMLCKMFKTYLKGSASMWYKSLKSRSIGSYEQLKRKFLKYYSHLCRKAKDTEALVHCRQRANEELGDYLARFKEEAGMVTNLDKIKAMGFLTAGLDPYKGKKLRSSLYNFPPKSLNDIYVRGENIRRKMESIGGYKDSRRDDRSKQVDRYEGSRSGSDRTDSRKEGRKKSDRGAERRRDRDSAVFTPLNVPISKILHEIKGKPGFVRLAKMKVPNHKKNPDKYCDYHRDKGHNTDE from the coding sequence ATGCGGGCCGAAGAGACCGGCGGAGCGCATAAAGATAGAAGGGAACGTAGGGCGAATGACGAAGAAGATGAGTTTGACTCTGATTCGCATCCCCGAAGGAAGAGGGCTAAGCAACCCTACTCTTCCGATTCAGATGAAGAGCTCGATGGATCCCGCCTCAGGCTCAATCGCTTGGAGAAGGCCCTCTTTGGTGATAGGAGGCCCGATCGAGAACCTGTTGTAACACAAGAGATTGAACTGTACCGACCCCCTCCGGGAGAAGAGAGACAATTCCCCAAGATGAGCGAGTTCAACGGGAAAGGGGACCCCGAGGACCACTGTGAAATGTATGAACTCCTGATGGTTGGGATGGGCCACAACGATATCATGCTGTGCAAAATGTTCAAGACTTATCTCAAAGGGTCTGcctcgatgtggtacaaatccCTGAAGTCTCGGTCCATCGGGTCTTACGAGCAGTTGAAGAGGAAATTTTTAAAGTACTACTCGCACCTGTGCCGAAAGGCGAAGGATACCGAAGCCTTGGTCCATTGTCGGCAGAGGGCGAATGAAGAGCTTGGGGATTATCTCGCTAGATTCAAGGAAGAAGCGGGGATGGTCACCAATCTGGACAAAATCAAAGCAATGGGCTTCCTAACGGCGGGGCTAGACCCCTATAAAGGTAAAAAGCTTCGCTCATCTCTTTACAATTTTCCCCCAAAGTCCCTAAATGATATATATGTGAGAGGCGAGAATATTCGCCGTAAGATGGAAAGTATTGGGGGATATAAAGACTCAAGAAGGGACGACCGATCAAAGCAAGTCGACAGATACGAGGGCTCAAGATCAGGATCTGACCGGACGGATAGCAGAAAGGAAGGAAGGAAGAAATCAGATCGTGGGGCCGAACGGCGTCGAGATAGAGATTCGGCCGTGTTCACTCCTTTAAATGTGCCGatctccaagattctccatgaGATAAAGGGCAAGCCAGGATTTGTTCGCCTCGCTAAGATGAAGGTCCCGAACCACAAGAAAAACCCCGATAAGTACTGCGACTATCACAGGGATAAGGGGCATAACACAGATGAATGA